The following are from one region of the Sorghum bicolor cultivar BTx623 chromosome 2, Sorghum_bicolor_NCBIv3, whole genome shotgun sequence genome:
- the LOC8081186 gene encoding protein tesmin/TSO1-like CXC 3, producing the protein MDTPDRAAAPSAASRAEDSPVFSFLNNLSPIEPLKSAYNTNSLQGFQSINITSISSIFTSPHDNVNKEPRLPKSSLGDISENEVCADGADTNKPSKSSNAVRLFACTSTVTRETHSVTCSGVVDPPTGPCDLAQPGQFDNGSPDHNTTPCHGVRSDLKLDKTRKLEAAQTVKNTLEKRKCLFSTDIQLLDGSSEPVNDNDQVLGCEWSDLISTTSAELLAFDSTMDEHHRGVHLAAKNAESCGYLLSKLTGDGDVSDRAHPSASGQVYYQELVMGEDQTENAEIFQDGQETISTEEIQDNICEANGCLPLEYKVEGQQQRGVRRRCLVFEASGFSNSVVKKGTVENLSVSTCKGKSPVQTQPRGLRGIGLHLNALALTPKGKMACQDPTASALLPSSASEKDVHGRLLSAGENFTHSGGELLEFPVDDCSAGGFPVNDHVSGQSVSPQKKRRKTDNGDDGEACKRCSCKKSKCLKLYCECFAAGVYCSEPCSCQGCLNKPIHEEIVLSTRKQIEFRNPLAFAPKVIRMSDAGLETGEDPNNTPASARHKRGCNCKKSSCLKKYCECYQGGVGCSTNCRCESCKNTFGRRDAESELTEEMKQESEQTENCSQEKENGQQKANVQSEDHPLLDLVPITPPFDLSSSLLKLPNFSSAKPPRPSKPRSVNSRSSASKATATVQPCKSSKIAVSGIDEEMPDILKEPNSPSNCVKTTSPNGKRVSPPHNALSVSPNRKGGRKLILKSIPSFPSLAGDTISGSAMNNTDSTFSVSPLTLGPS; encoded by the exons ATGGACACGCCCGACCGCGCCGCCGCTCCGTCTGCGGCCTCGCGCGCCGAG GACTCGCCAGTTTTCAGCTTCCTCAACAACCTGTCGCCGATCGAGCCTCTCAAGTCGGCTTACAACACGAACAGCCTCCAAGGGTTTCAGTCCATCAACATAACGTCCATTTCCTCAATCTTCACTTCTCCGCATGACAATGTGAACAAGGAACCGAGGCTCCCAAA GAGTTCACTTGGTGACATTTCTGAAAACGAGGTTTGTGCTGACGGCGCTGATACAAACAAGCCATCCAAGTCTTCAAATGCTGTTAGGTTGTTTGCCTGCACTAGCACTGTGACTCGAGAAACCCACTCTGTTACTTGTTCCGGTGTAGTTGATCCTCCAACTGGGCCATGTGATTTGGCTCAACCTGGTCAGTTCGATAATGGCAGTCCAGACCATAACACGACACCCTGCCATGGTGTCAGATCAGACCTTAAACTGGATAAGACTAGGAAGTTAGAAGCTGCACAAACTGTTAAAAATACATTGGAGAAAAGGAAATGCTTGTTTTCCACTGATATCCAGCTCCTGGATGGCAGCAGCGAGCCTGTGAATGACAATGATCAAGTCTTGGGATGTGAATGGTCCGACTTGATCTCCACAACCTCAGCTGAGCTTTTGGCCTTTGACTCCACGATGGATGAGCATCACAGAGGAGTGCATTTGGCAGCTAAAAACGCAGAATCATGTGGATATTTGCTATCAAAACTTACCGGAGATGGTGACGTCTCAGACAGAGCACATCCTAGTGCATCTGGTCAGGTATactatcaagaacttgtgatgGGAGAAGATCAGACAGAAAATGCTGAAATATTTCAGGATGGTCAAGAAACCATCTCAACTGAAGAAATTCAGGATAATATTTGTGAAGCGAATGGATGTCTTCCATTAGAGTACAAG GTGGAGGGCCAACAACAACGTGGCGTACGAAGACGCTGCCTGGTTTTTGAGGCATCTGGGTTTTCAAATAGTGTTGTGAAAAAAGGGACTGTTGAAAATCTCTCTGTCTCAACATGTAAAGGCAAAAGTCCTGTACAAACCCAACCACGTGGATTGCGAGGCATCGGTCTACATTTGAATGCCCTTGCATTAACACCAAAAGGGAAAATGGCTTGTCAGGATCCTACAGCTTCTGCTTTGCTTCcgtcatcagcatctgaaaaggATGTGCATGGCAGGTTGCTTTCTGCAGGAGAGAATTTTACACATTCAGGTGGTGAACTGTTAGAATTCCCCGTGGATGATTGCTCAGCTGGAGGTTTTCCTGTAAATGATCATGTTTCAGGTCAAAGTGTCAGCCCTCAAAAGAAGAG ACGTAAAACAGataatggtgatgatggtgaggcATGCAAGCGATGCAGCTGTAAGAAGTCAAAGTGCCTGAAACT TTATTGTGAGTGTTTTGCTGCTGGTGTATACTGCTCGGAACCTTGTTCATGTCAAGGATGTCTGAACAAACCCATACATGAGGAAATTGTTCTCTCCACTCGGAAGCAGATAGAGTTTCGTAATCCACTAGCGTTTGCTCCAAAAGTGATCCGTATGTCTGATGCTGGTCTGGAAACTGGG GAAGATCCTAACAATACTCCAGCTTCAGCTCGTCACAAGAGAGGATGCAATTGCAAGAAGTCAAGCTGTCTCAAGAAATACTGTGAATGCTATCAG GGAGGTGTTGGATGCTCCACCAACTGCAGATGTGAGAGTTGCAAAAATACTTTTGGCAGAAGAGATG CCGAGAGTGAACTCACTGAAGAAATGAAACAAGAAAGTGAACAAACAGAAAATTGTTCACAAGAAAAGGAGAATGGTCAACAAAAAGCAAATGTACAGAGCGAAGATCACCCCCTCCTTGACCTTGTCCCAATAACACCTCCTTTTGATCTTTCCAG TTCTCTGCTCAAACTGCCAAATTTCTCAAGCGCGAAACCACCGAGACCGTCCAAACCTCGCAGTGTGAACTCCCGTTCGTCTGCTTCGAAAGCTACTGCAACAGTACAGCCTTGTAAATCGTCCAAGATTGCTGTTAGTGGTATCGATGAGGAGATGCCAGATATTCTAAAAGAACCTAATTCTCCTAGTAACTGTGTCAAGACTACTTCACCCAATGGAAAACGGGTCTCACCGCCACATAATGCGCTCAGTGTTTCCCCAAACCGAAAAGGTGGTAGGAAGTTGATACTGAAGTCAATTCCCTCATTTCCGTCACTTGCGGGAGACACAATCAGCGGTTCTGCAATGAACAACACTGATAGCACATTCAGCGTGTCACCTCTCACTTTAG GACCATCCTAA
- the LOC8060727 gene encoding leucine-rich repeat extensin-like protein 4 yields MHGRGTMKKAAAAFLAALLLWSAVAAVSGQPQPGPNNKQTADNNPRLQKAYVALQALKRSITEDPKNLTANWCGPDVCAYFGVYCTTAPDDPHSQTVAGLDLNHGDLAGTFPEELGLLADLALLHLNSNRFAGGLPESLPKLRLLHELDVSNNRLTGGFPQHILCLPNIKYVDLRFNSLCGAVPAALFDKPLDAIFLNDNHFDFELPDNLGNSPASVVVLANLRLRGCIPESIGRMAGTLNELVVLNAGLRSCIPQEVGWLRELTVLDLSFNELQGMLPESMAGMHELQQLDVAHNELWGHIPEGVCALPSLRNFTYSYNYFCTEPRRCLDIRRVDDRQNCIAGRPDQRPTDQCLAFLHRPPVHCDEHGCFGPPTHY; encoded by the coding sequence ATGCACGGCAGAGGCACGATGAAGAAGGCGGCGGCTGCGTTCCTGGCGGCGCTGCTCCTGTGGTCGGCGGTGGCGGCCGTCTCCGGGCAGCCGCAGCCGGGGCCGAACAACAAGCAGACGGCGGACAACAACCCGCGGCTGCAGAAGGCGTACGTGGCGCTGCAAGCGCTGAAGCGGTCGATCACGGAGGACCCCAAGAACCTGACGGCGAACTGGTGTGGCCCCGACGTGTGCGCCTACTTCGGCGTCTACTGCACGACGGCGCCGGACGACCCGCACTCGCAGACCGTCGCCGGGCTCGACCTCAACCACGGCGACCTCGCGGGGACGTTCCCGGAGGAGCTCGGCCTGCTCGCCGACCTCGCGCTCCTCCACCTCAACTCCAACCGCTTCGCCGGCGGCCTGCCGGAGTCGCTCCCCAAGCTGCGCCTCCTCCACGAGCTCGACGTCAGCAACAACCGCCTCACCGGCGGGTTCCCGCAGCACATCCTCTGCCTGCCCAACATCAAGTACGTCGACCTCCGGTTCAACAGCCTCTGCGGCGCCGTCCCCGCCGCGCTGTTCGACAAGCCGCTCGACGCCATCTTCCTCAACGACAACCACTTCGACTTCGAGCTCCCCGACAACCTGGGCAACTCGCCGGCGTCGGTGGTGGTGCTGGCAAACCTGCGCCTGCGCGGGTGCATCCCGGAGAGCATCGGCCGGATGGCGGGCACGCTCAACGAGCTCGTCGTCCTCAACGCCGGCCTGCGGTCCTGCATCCCGCAGGAGGTCGGGTGGTTGCGCGAGCTGACGGTCCTCGACCTCAGCTTCAACGAGCTGCAGGGGATGCTGCCGGAGTCCATGGCGGGGATGcacgagctccagcagctcgaCGTCGCGCACAACGAGCTGTGGGGGCATATCCCCGAGGGCGTCTGCGCGCTGCCAAGCCTCAGGAACTTCACCTACTCGTACAACTACTTCTGCACCGAGCCGCGGCGGTGCCTCGACATCCGCCGCGTCGACGACCGGCAGAACTGCATCGCCGGACGGCCGGATCAGCGGCCGACAGACCAGTGCCTCGCCTTCCTGCACCGCCCGCCGGTGCACTGCGACGAGCACGGCTGCTTCGGGCCGCCGACGCACTACTAG